The following proteins come from a genomic window of Lycium ferocissimum isolate CSIRO_LF1 chromosome 4, AGI_CSIRO_Lferr_CH_V1, whole genome shotgun sequence:
- the LOC132051538 gene encoding 7-deoxyloganetic acid glucosyltransferase-like, with translation MALIPHVLIFPLPLQGPVNCMLKLAELLCLHQEIHVTFLNTEHIQQRLLNCTDVQIRFEKYPNFKFVTIPDGLPEDNPRNGEQVGKLIEGVEEVSNPLLREMVACGSLGPNSEKPITCLIVDGIFTFAVDVAKEVGIPLLYFDTISPCGLWTYLAVPKLIEAGEIPFKGNDLDALINSLPGMEGIIRRRDLPSFCRTPDLNSPIIQHVIKEGKHIVQAQGLIFNTFEGLEGPILSQFQSHCPNIYAIGPLHIQMKAKISSKCLPNTTTSNSLWKDDMSCLDWLDTQPEKSVLFVSIGSLATMSMAQFLEFWYGLVNSKIRFLWVQRPGSIVGLEVEDNINVPIALSESTKERGCIVSWAPQEEVLAHPSIGGFLTHSGWNSTLESIVEGVPMICWPYFVDQQVNSRYVGEVWKLGLDMKDVCDRDTIERMVREVMEVRKIEFLERAKCMSSLAIASVSEGGSSYQDLDRLIEDIRLMRI, from the exons atGGCACTAATTCCTCACGTACTCATATTCCCCTTGCCTCTTCAAGGTCCAGTAAATTGCATGCTAAAACTAGCAGAACTCTTATGCCTTCACCAAGAAATTCATGTCACTTTCCTCAACACTGAACATATCCAACAACGCTTGTTAAATTGCACGGACGTTCAAATCCGTTTCGAAAAATATCCGAATTTCAAATTCGTGACAATTCCAGATGGACTGCCAGAAGATAATCCAAGAAATGGAGAGCAGGTAGGGAAACTTATTGAAGGTGTAGAGGAAGTGAGCAACCCACTGTTGAGAGAGATGGTAGCTTGTGGTTCACTTGGACCAAATTCTGAAAAGCCAATCACTTGTCTCATAGTTGATGGTATTTTTACATTTGCTGTTGATGTAGCTAAAGAAGTTGGAATTccacttctttattttgataCTATAAGTCCTTGTGGTCTCTGGACTTATTTGGCTGTTCCAAAACTCATTGAAGCTGGTGAAATTCCTTTCAAAG GAAATGACTTAGATGCATTAATAAATAGTTTGCCAGGAATGGAAGGTATCATCAGGCGCAGAGACCTTCCCAGTTTCTGCCGTACACCTGACCTTAATTCCCCAATTATCCAACATGTAATCAAGGAAGGCAAACATATTGTCCAAGCCCAGGGTCTAATATTCAACACATTTGAAGGCCTTGAAGGGCCCATTCTCTCACAATTCCAATCCCATTGTCCAAACATCTATGCCATTGGGCCTCTTCACATTCAAATGAAGGCGAAAATATCTTCGAAGTGTTtaccaaacacaacaacatccaATAGCCTTTGGAAAGACGATATGAGTTGTCTGGATTGGCTCGACACGCAACCAGAGAAATCAGTTCTATTTGTTAGCATTGGAAGCCTTGCAACAATGAGTATGGCCCaattcttggaattttggtatGGTTTAGTGAATAGTAAGATTAGGTTCTTGTGGGTCCAAAGGCCTGGTTCAATTGTTGGGCTTGAAGTGGAGGACAACATTAATGTTCCCATAGCATTGTCTGAAAGTACAAAGGAGAGGGGTTGTATTGTAAGTTGGGCTCCACAAGAAGAGGTTCTAGCTCATCCATCAATTGGTGGGTTCTTAACACATAGTGGATGGAACTCAACTTTGGAAAGTATAGTAGAGGGAGTACCAATGATTTGTTGGCCTTATTTTGTTGATCAACAAGTAAATAGTAGGTATGTTGGGGAGGTGTGGAAGCTTGGGTTAGACATGAAAGATGTATGTGATAGAGACACAATTGAGAGGATGGTGAGAGAAGTGATGGAGGTaaggaaaattgaatttttggaAAGGGCTAAATGTATGAGCAGTTTGGCAATAGCAAGTGTTAGTGAAGGTGGCTCATCATACCAAGATTTGGACCGTTTGATTGAGGATATTAGGCTGAtgaggatataa